A genomic region of Pseudoxanthomonas suwonensis contains the following coding sequences:
- a CDS encoding SCO family protein: MFNRTFGYILVAALAAGLGLLAAYHLLGRDDVPSAPALQTVTLLPQPRELPPFNLRQSDGTPLVPGELAGHWTLVFLGFTFCPDVCPTTLAELAQAQKQWEALPESTRPRVLFVSVDPERDDPRKAGEYAHAFHPDTLAATGDVPALEKFATSVGFVFMKVPGKGFEQNPQDYSVDHSANIAVLDPQGRLAGLIRPPFQPAAIADDLARLTAQDRAP; the protein is encoded by the coding sequence ATGTTCAACCGCACCTTCGGCTACATCCTCGTCGCCGCGCTCGCCGCCGGCCTCGGGCTGCTGGCCGCCTACCACCTGCTCGGCCGCGACGACGTCCCGTCCGCCCCGGCCCTACAGACCGTCACCCTGTTGCCGCAACCGCGCGAGCTGCCGCCGTTCAACCTGCGCCAGTCCGACGGCACGCCGCTGGTGCCGGGCGAACTGGCCGGGCACTGGACCCTGGTGTTCCTCGGCTTCACCTTCTGCCCGGACGTGTGCCCGACCACCCTGGCCGAGCTGGCCCAGGCGCAGAAGCAGTGGGAGGCGCTGCCCGAATCGACCCGCCCGCGGGTGCTGTTCGTGTCGGTGGACCCCGAGCGCGACGACCCGCGCAAGGCCGGCGAATACGCGCACGCGTTCCACCCCGACACCCTGGCCGCGACCGGCGACGTGCCGGCGCTGGAAAAGTTCGCCACCTCGGTCGGCTTCGTGTTCATGAAGGTGCCGGGCAAGGGCTTCGAGCAGAACCCGCAGGACTACAGCGTCGACCATTCGGCCAACATCGCCGTGCTCGACCCGCAGGGCCGGCTGGCCGGGCTGATCCGGCCGCCGTTCCAGCCGGCGGCCATCGCCGACGACCTGGCACGCCTGACCGCGCAGGACCGCGCGCCGTGA
- the asd gene encoding archaetidylserine decarboxylase (Phosphatidylserine decarboxylase is synthesized as a single chain precursor. Generation of the pyruvoyl active site from a Ser is coupled to cleavage of a Gly-Ser bond between the larger (beta) and smaller (alpha chains). It is an integral membrane protein.): MSLATTLSWALPHRLLSSLARRAAYSQKPWLKQRLIDTVVRRFGVDLDEAAQPDPAAYPSFNAFFTRALKPGARMPDPDPRALLMPADGRISQLGAIEDGRCFQAKGQSFGVEELLGDAEAARAFAGGRYATVYLSPRDYHRVHMPWTGTLRETVHVPGRLFSVGPAAVAKVPRLFARNERLVCHFDTDFGPMASVMVGALLVSGVETVWSGEEIPAYGDAVTRKDWRGKGIVLERFAEMARFNYGSTVIVLLPPGAATLAPGLAAESPVRLGQALAYRTR; encoded by the coding sequence GTGAGCCTGGCGACCACCCTGAGCTGGGCGCTGCCGCACCGGCTGCTGTCCTCGCTCGCGCGCCGCGCCGCGTATTCGCAGAAGCCGTGGTTGAAGCAGCGGCTGATCGATACGGTGGTGCGCCGCTTCGGCGTGGACCTGGACGAGGCCGCGCAGCCGGACCCGGCCGCCTATCCGAGCTTCAACGCCTTCTTCACCCGCGCGCTGAAGCCCGGTGCGCGCATGCCCGATCCGGACCCGCGCGCGCTGCTGATGCCGGCCGACGGCCGGATCAGCCAACTCGGCGCGATCGAGGACGGGCGCTGCTTCCAGGCCAAGGGCCAGTCGTTCGGCGTCGAGGAACTGCTCGGCGACGCGGAGGCCGCACGCGCGTTTGCCGGCGGCCGCTACGCCACCGTGTACCTGTCGCCGCGCGACTACCACCGCGTGCACATGCCCTGGACCGGCACCCTGCGCGAGACCGTGCACGTGCCCGGGCGGCTGTTCAGCGTCGGCCCGGCGGCGGTGGCGAAGGTGCCGCGGCTGTTCGCCCGCAACGAGCGCCTGGTCTGCCACTTCGACACCGACTTCGGGCCGATGGCCTCGGTGATGGTCGGCGCGCTGCTGGTCTCGGGGGTGGAGACGGTGTGGAGCGGCGAGGAGATCCCCGCCTATGGCGACGCCGTCACCCGCAAGGACTGGCGCGGCAAGGGCATCGTGCTGGAGCGCTTCGCCGAGATGGCACGCTTCAACTATGGCTCCACGGTGATCGTGCTGCTGCCGCCGGGCGCGGCGACGCTGGCGCCGGGGCTGGC